A stretch of the Mycobacterium sp. ITM-2016-00317 genome encodes the following:
- a CDS encoding LysR family transcriptional regulator — translation MAELSLEGLRVCREVALLGSFTAAARSLGYSQPAVSRQVAAMEAAVGYRLFARAVRGVSVTPAGAVVVEHAARILGATAALRHDVDSLGERLAGRVAVGAFPAAMSVLVPRTAARLAIDYPALAIALTEGPSRTLVRDLRAGRLDVAVIATGPGLPDYDLDGLIQHRIYAGDMCVAVPSDHRLAGLGRVAVHELAGEQWIAGAGSAGHPQFTAWPTLAEPNIRYRVVGWPGPARAGGRGIGHLRDAGTGGAVGARGRHHGRRRRPGLAGSRVGGTDAHRAE, via the coding sequence ATGGCTGAGCTGTCGCTGGAAGGCCTTCGGGTGTGTCGCGAGGTCGCGCTGCTGGGCTCGTTCACCGCCGCGGCGCGGTCGCTGGGGTACTCGCAGCCTGCGGTCTCGCGGCAGGTTGCGGCGATGGAGGCGGCCGTCGGCTACCGGTTGTTCGCCCGCGCTGTACGCGGGGTGAGCGTCACGCCGGCCGGTGCCGTGGTGGTCGAGCACGCGGCCCGCATCCTCGGCGCGACGGCTGCGCTGCGCCACGACGTGGACAGCCTCGGTGAACGGCTGGCCGGACGGGTGGCGGTGGGCGCCTTCCCGGCGGCCATGTCGGTACTCGTGCCCCGCACCGCGGCCCGCCTGGCGATCGACTACCCGGCACTGGCGATCGCGCTGACCGAGGGACCCTCGCGGACTCTGGTGCGCGATCTGCGGGCCGGTCGCCTCGATGTCGCGGTGATCGCGACGGGCCCCGGACTCCCCGACTACGACCTCGACGGCCTGATCCAGCACCGGATCTATGCCGGTGACATGTGCGTCGCGGTGCCGAGCGACCACCGCTTGGCGGGGCTCGGCCGGGTCGCGGTGCACGAACTCGCCGGTGAGCAGTGGATCGCCGGGGCGGGATCTGCCGGCCACCCGCAGTTCACCGCATGGCCGACGCTGGCGGAGCCGAACATCCGCTATCGCGTGGTCGGGTGGCCTGGCCCGGCTCGGGCTGGTGGCCGCGGGATTGGGCATCTGCGTGATGCCGGAACTGGCGGCGCTGTCGGTGCCCGCGGGCGTCACCACGGTCGGCGTCGACGACCCGGCCTGGCCGGGTCGCGCGTCGGTGGCACTGACGCCCACCGCGCCGAGTGA
- a CDS encoding SDR family oxidoreductase, with product MTKTWFVTGTSRGMGRELVEQLLARGDRVAATLRRPAQLDDLAAQHGDRLWRRALDVTDADDVRAAMDEAFAAHDRIDVVVSNAGYGIFGAAEDLTDTQIDEVIATNLTGSIQLARAALPHLRAQGGGLLMQMSSMGGYMTFPAFSLYHATKWGIEGFYDAMAAEVEPFGIRTTLVAPGIVRTGFFDAATRVPFSAPYRGGPADGTPTTADEMAVDPVRVVAAMIRAADADVPPRRLVLGTDAYTLITDALTGRLAEVAGQRDNAATADFAAPPQAREC from the coding sequence GTGACCAAGACCTGGTTCGTCACCGGCACCTCCCGCGGCATGGGCCGCGAACTCGTCGAGCAGCTGCTGGCCCGCGGCGATCGTGTCGCCGCGACATTGCGCCGTCCCGCACAGCTCGACGATCTCGCCGCGCAGCACGGCGACCGGTTGTGGCGCCGCGCGCTCGACGTCACCGACGCCGACGACGTCCGCGCCGCGATGGACGAGGCGTTCGCCGCCCACGACCGCATCGACGTCGTGGTGTCGAACGCGGGGTACGGGATCTTCGGCGCGGCCGAGGATCTCACCGACACGCAGATCGACGAGGTCATCGCCACCAACCTCACCGGATCCATCCAGCTGGCCCGCGCGGCGCTGCCGCACCTGAGGGCCCAGGGCGGCGGACTGCTCATGCAGATGTCGAGCATGGGCGGGTACATGACGTTCCCGGCCTTCTCGCTCTACCACGCCACCAAGTGGGGCATCGAGGGCTTCTACGACGCGATGGCCGCCGAGGTGGAGCCGTTCGGCATTCGCACCACGCTCGTCGCCCCCGGCATCGTGCGCACGGGCTTCTTCGACGCCGCGACCCGCGTCCCGTTCAGCGCGCCCTACCGCGGCGGGCCCGCCGACGGCACGCCCACCACCGCCGACGAGATGGCCGTCGACCCCGTCCGGGTGGTCGCCGCCATGATCCGGGCCGCCGACGCCGACGTCCCGCCGCGGCGGCTGGTGCTCGGCACCGACGCGTACACGCTGATCACCGACGCGCTCACCGGGCGGCTGGCCGAGGTCGCCGGCCAGCGTGACAACGCGGCCACCGCCGACTTCGCGGCGCCGCCACAGGCGCGCGAGTGCTGA
- the rbfA gene encoding 30S ribosome-binding factor RbfA codes for MADPARAKRLAKRISTIVATAIEYEIKDPRLTGVTITDAKVTNDLHDATLFYTVLGRSLDEEPDYDGAAAALEKAKGVLRTKVGAALGVRFTPTLAFSRDTVPDTAHRMEELLARARAADEDLARVRQGAKHAGESDPYRVPGAEDEATGDAEDTGDLDTLDDRRGS; via the coding sequence GTGGCTGATCCCGCACGGGCGAAGCGGCTGGCCAAGCGGATCTCCACCATCGTCGCGACCGCGATCGAGTACGAGATCAAGGATCCCCGGCTCACCGGGGTGACGATCACGGACGCGAAGGTCACCAACGACCTGCACGACGCCACGTTGTTCTACACGGTGCTGGGCCGGTCCCTCGACGAAGAGCCTGACTACGACGGTGCCGCAGCCGCCCTTGAGAAAGCCAAGGGCGTGCTGCGGACCAAGGTGGGGGCGGCGTTGGGGGTCCGGTTCACGCCGACGCTCGCGTTCTCGCGAGACACGGTGCCCGACACGGCGCACCGGATGGAGGAACTGCTGGCCCGCGCGCGAGCGGCCGATGAGGATTTGGCGAGAGTTCGGCAGGGCGCCAAGCACGCCGGTGAGTCTGACCCGTACCGTGTACCTGGGGCGGAGGACGAAGCAACCGGGGACGCTGAGGACACGGGTGACCTTGACACGCTCGATGACAGACGCGGCAGCTGA
- a CDS encoding bifunctional oligoribonuclease/PAP phosphatase NrnA, whose protein sequence is MTDAAAEALTAARLGSSAAAGASVDACKAAELLTAADTVSVVCHVFPDADTIGAGLALALVLDKAGKRVQVSFAEPDELPESLHTLPGGQLLVAPHDLRRDADLVVTVDIPSVNRLGTLVELIRPGRPVLVIDHHASNQLFGTANFVDPAADSTTMLVADLLDAWETPIDLPVAHCLYAGLATDTGSFRWASARAHRLAARLVEIGVDNAAVSRTLMDSHPFAWLPMLSRVLGSARLDADAAGGRGLVFAIVDHEELSAARSEEIESIVDIVRTTQQAEVAAVFKEIGPRRWSVSMRSKSLDVSTVAGTFGGGGHRLAAGYSATGTADDLVAALRAALG, encoded by the coding sequence ATGACAGACGCGGCAGCTGAAGCCCTGACCGCTGCCCGGTTGGGCAGCTCGGCCGCCGCGGGCGCCAGCGTCGACGCCTGCAAAGCCGCCGAACTGCTCACCGCCGCTGACACCGTCAGTGTGGTGTGCCACGTGTTCCCCGACGCCGACACCATCGGCGCCGGACTGGCGCTGGCGCTGGTCCTGGACAAGGCCGGCAAGCGTGTCCAGGTGAGTTTCGCCGAGCCCGACGAGCTTCCCGAGTCGCTGCACACGCTGCCCGGTGGCCAGTTGCTGGTCGCGCCGCATGATCTGCGCCGCGACGCCGACCTGGTGGTCACCGTCGACATCCCCAGCGTGAACCGTCTGGGGACGCTCGTCGAGCTGATCAGGCCGGGCCGTCCGGTGCTGGTCATCGACCACCACGCGTCGAATCAGTTGTTCGGCACCGCGAACTTCGTCGACCCCGCAGCGGATTCGACGACGATGCTGGTCGCCGACCTGCTCGACGCGTGGGAGACACCGATCGACCTGCCGGTGGCGCACTGCCTGTACGCCGGGTTGGCCACCGACACCGGATCGTTCCGCTGGGCCAGCGCCCGCGCGCACCGGCTGGCGGCGCGGCTGGTCGAGATCGGCGTCGACAACGCCGCGGTGAGCCGGACGCTGATGGACTCGCATCCGTTCGCGTGGCTGCCCATGCTGTCGCGGGTGCTGGGCTCGGCACGCCTGGACGCCGACGCGGCCGGTGGCCGCGGGCTGGTGTTCGCGATCGTCGACCACGAGGAGTTGTCGGCAGCCCGCTCGGAGGAGATCGAGAGCATCGTCGACATCGTGCGCACCACCCAGCAGGCCGAGGTGGCTGCGGTGTTCAAGGAAATCGGGCCCCGGCGGTGGTCGGTGTCGATGAGGTCCAAGTCGCTGGACGTGTCGACGGTCGCCGGCACCTTCGGCGGGGGCGGGCACCGGCTGGCCGCCGGCTACTCGGCGACCGGAACCGCTGACGACCTGGTCGCCGCGCTGCGTGCTGCCCTTGGCTGA
- a CDS encoding ferritin-like domain-containing protein codes for MTSPAPMAQSRPEDPTDGALFDAVATEHATIYGYGLVSAHSTPDVNYLVSDAMAEHRARREAAIALLTERGVDSPLPAAGYRMPSEVDTPTDAVNLAITMEEDAAVAWRAVVEQSVDPSVRALGVTALTECALTAARWRVLRGDPSVTVAFPGGAE; via the coding sequence ATGACCTCGCCGGCGCCGATGGCGCAGTCGCGGCCCGAGGATCCGACCGACGGCGCGCTGTTCGACGCCGTCGCCACCGAGCACGCCACGATCTACGGGTACGGGCTGGTGTCGGCGCACTCCACGCCCGACGTGAACTATCTGGTGTCCGACGCGATGGCCGAGCACCGGGCCCGCCGGGAGGCGGCGATCGCGCTGCTGACCGAACGTGGCGTCGACAGCCCGCTGCCCGCGGCCGGCTACCGGATGCCGTCTGAGGTGGACACCCCGACCGACGCGGTCAACCTCGCGATCACGATGGAAGAGGATGCAGCGGTCGCGTGGCGTGCGGTCGTCGAGCAGTCCGTCGACCCGTCGGTGCGGGCGCTGGGTGTGACCGCGCTGACCGAGTGCGCGCTCACCGCAGCGCGGTGGCGTGTACTGCGCGGCGACCCGTCGGTCACCGTGGCGTTCCCCGGCGGAGCCGAGTAG
- the infB gene encoding translation initiation factor IF-2, which yields MAGKARVHELAKELGVTSKQVLARLSEQGEFVKSASSTVEAPVARRLRESFGGNKSDKRAAPAGTNGSAGVTAKPSAPRPGPKPGPPVAQQPAAAPAPPTPPAPPAPAQPPAAPPAPAAAAPQAPPAAEETAARPAAPTPGPRPGPGGPRPGAPKPAPRTPRVGNNPFSSQQPVERPAPRPQGPAGPGGPRPGPGAGGPRPGGGPRPGATPGNMPPRPQGARPGGGPRPGGGPRPGGGPRPAPGGVGRPGGGGGGGGNYRGGGAGAGGGAAAGGFRGRPGGGGGGRPGQRGGAAGAFGRPGGAPKRGRKSKRAKRAEYENMQAPVVGGVRLPHGNGETIRLARGASLSDFAEKINANPASLVQALFNLGEMVTATQSVGDETLELLGSEMNYVVQVVSPEDEDRELLQSFDLTYGEDEGGEEDLEFRPPVVTVMGHVDHGKTRLLDTIRNATVREGEAGGITQHIGAYQVTVDLDGTERPITFIDTPGHEAFTAMRARGAKATDIAILVVAADDGVMPQTVEAINHAQAADVPIVVAVNKIDKEGADPQRIRAQLTEYGLVAEEYGGDTMFVDISAKQGTNIEALLEAVILTADASLDLRANPDMEAQGVAIEAHLDRGRGPVATVLIQRGTLRVGDSVVAGDAYGRVRRMVDEHGEDVTEALPSRPVQVIGFTSVPGAGDNFLVVDEDRIARQIADRRSARKRNALAARTRKRISLEDLDSALKETSQLNLILKGDNSGTVEALEEALLGIQIDDEVELRVIDRGVGGVTETNVNLASASDAIIIGFNVRAEGKATELANREGVEIRYYSVIYQAIDEIESALKGMLKPIYEEKELGRAEIRAIFRSSKVGNIAGCLVQSGIMRRNAKARLLRDNVVVAENLTVSSLRREKEDVTEVRDGYECGLTLTYNDIKEGDVIETYELVEKART from the coding sequence GTGGCAGGTAAGGCCCGCGTGCACGAGTTGGCTAAGGAACTCGGTGTCACAAGTAAGCAAGTACTCGCCCGGCTCAGTGAGCAAGGCGAATTCGTCAAGTCGGCATCCTCGACGGTGGAAGCTCCCGTCGCCCGCCGGCTGCGTGAATCGTTCGGTGGAAACAAGTCCGACAAGCGGGCCGCGCCGGCAGGCACCAACGGCTCCGCAGGTGTCACGGCGAAGCCGTCCGCCCCGCGGCCCGGTCCCAAGCCCGGCCCCCCGGTAGCACAGCAGCCCGCTGCCGCACCCGCGCCGCCGACGCCCCCGGCACCGCCCGCACCGGCACAACCTCCGGCAGCGCCCCCGGCCCCCGCCGCGGCAGCCCCGCAGGCGCCCCCGGCGGCCGAAGAGACCGCCGCCCGGCCCGCCGCCCCGACCCCGGGACCGCGTCCCGGTCCCGGTGGACCCCGGCCCGGTGCTCCCAAGCCGGCCCCGCGCACGCCGCGCGTCGGCAACAACCCCTTCTCGTCCCAGCAGCCCGTCGAGCGGCCCGCACCCAGGCCTCAGGGCCCGGCCGGCCCAGGCGGGCCCCGGCCCGGACCCGGCGCCGGTGGCCCCCGCCCCGGCGGCGGACCTCGTCCCGGCGCCACGCCGGGCAACATGCCGCCTCGTCCGCAGGGCGCACGTCCCGGCGGCGGCCCCCGTCCCGGTGGCGGTCCCCGTCCCGGCGGTGGCCCGCGTCCCGCACCCGGTGGTGTCGGCAGGCCCGGCGGCGGCGGTGGCGGCGGCGGTAACTACCGCGGCGGCGGCGCAGGTGCCGGCGGCGGAGCAGCCGCAGGCGGATTCCGTGGTCGCCCCGGTGGTGGCGGCGGTGGCCGTCCCGGCCAGCGCGGCGGTGCCGCAGGCGCCTTCGGCCGTCCCGGCGGCGCCCCGAAGCGCGGACGCAAGTCGAAGCGCGCGAAAAGGGCCGAATACGAGAACATGCAGGCCCCGGTCGTCGGTGGCGTGCGGCTTCCGCACGGCAACGGCGAGACCATCCGGCTGGCCCGCGGCGCATCGCTGAGCGACTTCGCCGAGAAGATCAATGCCAACCCGGCTTCGCTGGTGCAGGCGCTGTTCAACCTCGGCGAGATGGTCACCGCCACCCAGTCGGTGGGTGACGAGACCCTGGAGCTGCTCGGCAGCGAGATGAACTACGTCGTCCAGGTCGTGTCCCCGGAGGACGAGGACCGCGAGCTGCTGCAGTCCTTCGACCTCACCTACGGCGAGGACGAGGGCGGCGAGGAAGACCTCGAGTTCCGTCCGCCGGTGGTCACCGTCATGGGTCACGTCGACCACGGCAAGACCCGACTGCTGGACACCATCCGCAACGCCACCGTCCGCGAGGGCGAGGCCGGCGGCATCACCCAGCACATCGGCGCCTACCAGGTCACCGTCGACCTCGACGGCACCGAGCGGCCGATCACCTTCATCGACACCCCCGGTCACGAGGCGTTCACCGCCATGCGTGCCCGCGGTGCGAAGGCCACCGACATCGCGATCCTGGTGGTCGCCGCCGACGACGGCGTGATGCCGCAGACGGTGGAGGCCATCAACCACGCGCAGGCCGCCGACGTGCCGATCGTGGTCGCAGTCAACAAGATCGACAAGGAAGGCGCGGACCCCCAGCGGATCCGGGCGCAGCTGACCGAATACGGACTGGTGGCCGAGGAGTACGGCGGCGACACCATGTTCGTCGACATCTCCGCCAAGCAGGGCACCAACATCGAGGCTCTGCTGGAGGCTGTCATCCTGACCGCCGACGCGTCGCTGGACCTGCGGGCCAACCCCGACATGGAGGCCCAGGGTGTCGCGATCGAGGCCCACCTGGACCGCGGCCGCGGGCCGGTGGCGACCGTGCTCATCCAGCGCGGCACGCTGCGGGTCGGCGACTCGGTGGTCGCAGGCGATGCCTACGGCCGCGTGCGCCGCATGGTCGACGAGCACGGCGAGGACGTCACCGAGGCGCTCCCGTCGCGTCCGGTGCAGGTCATCGGCTTCACGTCGGTGCCTGGCGCAGGTGACAACTTCCTGGTCGTCGACGAGGACCGCATCGCCCGCCAGATCGCCGACCGGCGCAGTGCGCGCAAGCGCAACGCGCTGGCCGCCCGCACCCGCAAGCGGATCAGCCTGGAGGACCTGGATTCGGCGCTGAAGGAAACCAGCCAGCTGAACCTGATCCTCAAGGGCGACAACTCCGGCACCGTCGAGGCGCTGGAGGAAGCCCTGCTGGGCATCCAGATCGACGACGAGGTCGAGCTGCGCGTCATCGACCGCGGTGTCGGTGGCGTCACCGAGACCAACGTCAACCTCGCGTCGGCGTCGGATGCGATCATCATCGGCTTCAACGTCCGTGCCGAGGGCAAGGCGACCGAGCTGGCCAACCGCGAAGGTGTGGAGATCCGGTACTACTCGGTGATCTACCAGGCCATCGACGAGATCGAGAGCGCGCTCAAGGGCATGCTCAAGCCGATCTACGAGGAGAAGGAACTCGGCCGCGCCGAGATCCGGGCGATCTTCCGGTCGTCGAAGGTCGGCAACATCGCCGGCTGCCTCGTCCAGTCCGGCATCATGCGCCGCAACGCCAAGGCGCGGCTGCTCCGCGACAACGTCGTGGTCGCCGAGAACCTCACCGTCTCGTCGCTGCGGCGTGAGAAGGAAGACGTCACCGAGGTCCGCGACGGTTATGAGTGCGGTCTGACGCTGACCTACAACGACATCAAGGAAGGCGACGTCATCGAGACCTACGAGCTCGTCGAGAAGGCGAGGACGTAG
- a CDS encoding YlxR family protein, whose translation MQKNTATPSGAPVRTCIGCRKRELAVDLLRVVAVETGNGEHAVTVDAARRLPGRGAWLHPDPGCLQAAVRRRAFGRALRITGSPDITALSHAFPTGNVAADSG comes from the coding sequence ATGCAGAAAAACACCGCCACACCTTCGGGCGCACCGGTGCGGACCTGCATCGGATGCCGGAAACGAGAGCTGGCTGTCGATTTGCTCCGGGTTGTCGCTGTCGAAACCGGGAATGGCGAGCACGCCGTGACCGTTGACGCAGCAAGACGGCTTCCTGGGCGGGGCGCTTGGTTGCACCCCGATCCGGGATGCCTGCAAGCCGCAGTTCGGCGGCGGGCCTTCGGCCGAGCGTTACGGATCACCGGTTCACCGGACATCACCGCGTTGTCGCACGCGTTCCCAACCGGGAACGTGGCGGCTGACTCGGGCTAG
- the nusA gene encoding transcription termination factor NusA, with amino-acid sequence MNIDMAALHAIEADKGITVDVVVDTIKSALLTAYRHTDGHEPDARIDIDRKTGVVKVMARQTDEDGNVLHEWDDTPEGFGRIAATTARQVILQRLRDAENEKNYGEFAAREGDIVAGVIQRDARANARGLVVVRIGSETKGSEGVIPAAEQVPGESYEHGDRLRCYVVGVTRGAREPLITLSRTHPNLVRKLFSLEVPEIADGSVEIVAVAREAGHRSKIAVASRAPGLNAKGACIGPMGQRVRNVMSELSGEKIDIIDYDEDPARFVANALSPAKVMSVTVIDEAARAARVIVPDFQLSLAIGKEGQNARLAARLTGWRIDIRSDDAAADEQSGPPAHAPRRDGAGEH; translated from the coding sequence ATGAACATCGACATGGCGGCCCTGCATGCCATCGAAGCCGACAAGGGAATCACCGTCGACGTGGTGGTCGACACCATCAAGAGCGCGCTGTTGACGGCCTACCGGCACACCGACGGCCACGAGCCCGACGCCCGGATCGACATCGACCGCAAGACCGGCGTGGTCAAGGTGATGGCGCGGCAGACCGACGAAGACGGCAACGTGCTGCACGAATGGGACGACACCCCTGAGGGTTTCGGCCGGATCGCGGCGACCACCGCACGCCAGGTGATCTTGCAGCGGCTGCGCGACGCCGAGAACGAGAAGAACTACGGCGAGTTCGCCGCGCGTGAAGGCGACATCGTCGCCGGGGTGATCCAGCGCGACGCCCGGGCCAACGCCCGCGGGCTGGTGGTGGTCCGGATCGGCAGCGAGACCAAGGGCTCCGAAGGCGTGATCCCGGCCGCCGAACAGGTGCCGGGGGAGAGTTACGAGCACGGCGACCGGCTTCGGTGCTACGTCGTCGGCGTGACGCGTGGGGCCAGAGAGCCACTGATCACGCTGTCGCGGACGCACCCGAACCTGGTGCGCAAACTGTTCTCGCTGGAAGTGCCCGAGATCGCCGACGGTTCGGTGGAGATCGTCGCGGTGGCCCGCGAGGCCGGGCACCGATCCAAGATCGCCGTCGCGTCCAGGGCCCCCGGGCTCAACGCCAAGGGTGCCTGCATCGGGCCCATGGGGCAACGCGTGCGCAACGTGATGAGCGAACTGTCCGGCGAGAAGATCGACATCATCGACTACGACGAGGATCCGGCACGCTTCGTCGCCAACGCACTCTCGCCCGCGAAGGTGATGTCGGTGACGGTGATCGACGAGGCCGCGCGCGCGGCGCGGGTCATCGTGCCGGACTTCCAGCTGTCGCTGGCGATCGGCAAGGAAGGGCAGAACGCGCGGCTGGCGGCCCGGCTGACCGGCTGGCGCATCGACATCCGTAGCGACGACGCGGCCGCCGACGAGCAGAGCGGGCCGCCCGCGCACGCGCCGCGCCGGGACGGCGCGGGCGAGCACTGA
- the rimP gene encoding ribosome maturation factor RimP, which produces MAERSAGLPSQRQVVELLDGEFARAGYDIEDVVIDTAARPPRITVVADGDHGLDLDTVAELSRAASERLDELDTVPYVLEVTSPGVDRPLTTEKHYRRAHGRLAAITLDDGAKLTARIGPVADGAVSVVVREGRNTLTVRDIAIDKIAEAVVQVEFSPPNPRELELAGVAGEEA; this is translated from the coding sequence GTGGCGGAGCGGTCTGCGGGATTACCGTCGCAACGACAGGTGGTCGAACTGCTCGACGGCGAATTCGCGCGCGCCGGATACGACATCGAGGACGTCGTGATCGACACTGCCGCACGGCCCCCGCGCATCACCGTCGTGGCCGACGGGGACCACGGTCTGGACCTCGACACGGTCGCCGAACTGTCCCGCGCCGCGTCGGAGCGGCTCGACGAACTCGACACCGTGCCGTACGTGCTCGAGGTGACCTCGCCGGGCGTGGACCGCCCGCTGACCACCGAGAAGCACTACCGCAGGGCGCACGGCCGGCTCGCCGCGATCACCCTCGACGACGGGGCGAAGCTCACCGCCCGCATCGGCCCGGTCGCCGACGGCGCCGTCAGCGTGGTCGTGCGGGAGGGGCGCAACACCCTGACGGTCCGTGACATCGCGATCGATAAGATCGCCGAAGCTGTTGTCCAGGTGGAGTTTTCGCCGCCGAACCCCCGTGAACTGGAACTGGCCGGCGTCGCCGGAGAGGAAGCCTGA
- a CDS encoding MFS transporter has translation MTALNDSERAAIQREADGRDKRGSKRASKQALPDRVSGSGETAGGRGGDGARTSRTPAWLPSRRFFAAVIAIGGMQLLATMDSTIAIVALPKIQDELDLSDAGRSWVITAYVLTFGGLMLLGGRLGDTIGRKRTFIGGVALFTIASILCGIAWDEATLVTARLLQGVGAAIASPTALALIATTFPKGPARNAATAVFAAMTGVGSVMGLVVGGALTEVSWRLAFLVNVPIGLIMIYLARKTLRETNRERLKLDAAGALLATMGCTAAVFGFSMGPEAGWMAPITIGSGITAVACLIAFLWVERTAENPVVPFELFLDRNRVATFAAVFLAGGVMFTLTVTIGLYVQDIMGYSALRAGVGFIPFVIALGIGLGVSSALVSKYPPRVLVIGGGVLVLAAMIYGSTLDATIPYFPNLVLPITIGGLGIGMIVVPLMISAIAGVGFDQIGPVSAIALMMQNLGGPVVLAIIQAVITSRTLYLGGTTGPVKDMNPAQMHALDQGYSYGLLWVAAVAVIVGAVALFIGYTAQQVAHAQEVKDAIDAGEL, from the coding sequence ATGACGGCTCTCAACGATTCGGAGCGTGCCGCCATCCAACGTGAGGCAGACGGCAGGGACAAACGAGGCTCGAAGCGGGCCTCGAAACAAGCCCTGCCCGATCGCGTGTCCGGCTCGGGAGAGACGGCGGGTGGCCGCGGCGGAGACGGAGCACGAACAAGCAGAACCCCGGCATGGCTGCCGTCGCGGAGATTCTTCGCCGCAGTCATCGCGATCGGTGGCATGCAGTTATTGGCGACGATGGACAGCACGATCGCGATCGTCGCCCTCCCGAAGATCCAGGACGAGCTCGACCTGTCCGACGCGGGTCGCAGCTGGGTCATCACCGCCTACGTACTGACGTTCGGCGGCTTGATGCTCCTCGGTGGCCGCCTCGGCGACACCATCGGCCGCAAGCGGACCTTCATCGGCGGCGTGGCACTGTTCACGATCGCCTCCATCCTGTGCGGTATCGCCTGGGACGAGGCGACCCTGGTGACCGCGAGGCTCCTGCAGGGCGTGGGCGCGGCGATCGCGTCACCGACCGCGCTGGCGTTGATCGCGACGACCTTCCCGAAAGGCCCGGCCCGCAACGCCGCGACAGCGGTGTTCGCGGCCATGACCGGCGTCGGCTCGGTGATGGGCCTCGTCGTCGGCGGCGCACTGACCGAGGTCTCCTGGCGCCTGGCGTTCCTGGTGAACGTCCCCATCGGCCTGATCATGATCTACCTGGCGCGCAAGACGCTGCGCGAGACCAACCGCGAGCGGTTGAAGCTCGACGCCGCCGGCGCGCTGCTCGCCACGATGGGCTGTACGGCCGCGGTGTTCGGCTTCTCGATGGGTCCCGAGGCGGGCTGGATGGCGCCGATCACCATCGGGTCCGGCATTACCGCGGTGGCCTGCCTGATCGCGTTCCTCTGGGTCGAGCGCACCGCCGAGAACCCGGTCGTGCCGTTCGAGCTCTTCCTCGACCGCAACCGGGTGGCCACCTTCGCCGCGGTCTTCCTGGCCGGCGGCGTCATGTTCACGCTGACCGTGACCATCGGGCTCTACGTCCAGGACATCATGGGCTACAGCGCCCTGCGGGCAGGCGTCGGCTTCATCCCGTTCGTCATCGCCCTGGGTATCGGCCTCGGCGTGTCCTCGGCGCTGGTCTCGAAGTATCCACCGCGGGTGCTGGTGATCGGCGGTGGCGTCCTCGTGCTCGCCGCGATGATCTACGGCTCGACACTCGACGCCACCATCCCGTACTTCCCGAACCTGGTACTGCCCATCACGATCGGCGGCCTCGGCATCGGCATGATCGTGGTGCCGCTGATGATCTCGGCGATCGCCGGCGTGGGCTTCGACCAGATCGGTCCCGTCTCGGCGATCGCGCTGATGATGCAGAACCTCGGCGGTCCCGTGGTGCTGGCCATCATCCAGGCCGTCATCACCTCGCGCACGCTCTACCTCGGCGGCACCACCGGTCCCGTCAAGGACATGAACCCCGCGCAGATGCACGCACTGGACCAGGGGTACTCCTACGGCCTGCTGTGGGTCGCCGCCGTCGCGGTCATCGTCGGCGCCGTGGCTCTGTTCATCGGGTACACCGCCCAACAGGTCGCCCATGCGCAAGAGGTCAAGGACGCGATCGACGCCGGAGAGCTCTAG